In the Streptomyces sp. 840.1 genome, one interval contains:
- a CDS encoding S-(hydroxymethyl)mycothiol dehydrogenase: MAQQVQGVIAPGKNEPVRVETIVIPDPGPGEAVVKIQACGVCHTDLHYKQGGINDEFPFLLGHEAAGVVESVGEGVTDVEPGDFVVLNWRAVCGQCRACLRGRPWYCFDTHNAKQKMTLLDGTELSPALGIGAFAEKTLVASGQCTKVDPEVAPAVAGLLGCGVMAGIGAAINTGQVGRGDSVAVIGCGGVGDAAIAGARLAGAAKIIAVDIDDRKLETAKKMGATHSVNSRTQDPVEAIRALTGGNGADVVIEAVGRPETYKQAFYARDLAGTVVLVGVPTPEMQLELPLLDVFGRGGSLKSSWYGDCLPSRDFPMLIDLHQQGRIDLGAFVTETIALGDIEQAFARMHDGDVLRSVVVL; the protein is encoded by the coding sequence ATGGCGCAGCAGGTACAAGGGGTCATCGCACCGGGAAAGAACGAGCCGGTCCGGGTCGAGACGATCGTGATCCCGGACCCCGGCCCCGGTGAGGCCGTGGTGAAGATTCAGGCGTGCGGTGTGTGCCACACCGATCTGCACTACAAGCAGGGCGGCATCAACGACGAGTTCCCCTTCCTCCTCGGCCACGAGGCCGCAGGTGTCGTGGAGTCCGTCGGCGAGGGCGTAACGGACGTCGAACCGGGCGACTTCGTCGTCCTCAACTGGCGCGCGGTGTGCGGACAGTGCCGCGCCTGTCTGCGCGGCCGCCCCTGGTACTGCTTCGACACCCACAACGCCAAGCAGAAGATGACCCTGCTCGACGGCACGGAGCTGTCGCCCGCACTCGGCATCGGCGCCTTCGCGGAGAAGACCCTGGTCGCCTCCGGCCAGTGCACCAAGGTCGACCCCGAGGTCGCCCCGGCCGTCGCCGGACTCCTGGGCTGCGGCGTGATGGCGGGCATCGGCGCCGCCATCAACACCGGCCAGGTCGGCCGGGGCGACTCCGTCGCCGTCATCGGCTGCGGCGGCGTCGGTGACGCGGCGATCGCCGGTGCCCGGCTGGCCGGAGCGGCGAAGATCATCGCCGTCGACATCGACGACCGCAAGCTGGAGACGGCGAAGAAGATGGGTGCCACGCACTCCGTCAACTCCCGCACCCAGGACCCGGTCGAGGCCATCCGCGCGCTCACCGGCGGCAACGGCGCCGACGTCGTCATCGAGGCGGTCGGCCGCCCGGAGACGTACAAGCAGGCGTTCTACGCCCGCGATCTCGCCGGCACCGTCGTCCTGGTCGGCGTCCCCACCCCGGAGATGCAGCTCGAACTCCCGCTCCTGGACGTCTTCGGGCGCGGCGGCTCGCTCAAGTCCTCCTGGTACGGCGACTGCCTGCCCTCGCGCGACTTCCCGATGCTCATCGACCTGCACCAGCAGGGCCGCATCGACCTCGGCGCGTTCGTCACCGAGACCATCGCGCTCGGCGACATCGAGCAGGCCTTCGCCCGGATGCACGACGGCGACGTCCTGCGCTCGGTGGTGGTGCTCTGA
- a CDS encoding pseudouridine synthase: MRGRAKPPPSPLPQRDGIDPVRVRLPEDPGGQWPTVRDHLLERFGGAIGAGRVDAMLAAGRFVSARGPVAGRERYEAGRYLWFHRDFAPEEPVPFPVGVAYRDEHLVVADKPHFLATTPRGRHITQTAVARLRRELGLPLLQPAHRLDRLTAGLVLFVVRPQERGAYQTLFRDRLVRKEYEAVAPYNARLGFPRTVRSLIVKERGVIAAREEPGEPNSESRIELLEHREGLGRYRLLPATGRTHQLRVHMNSLGLPLVNDPVYPVVEAEGAPDDWSRPLQLLARALEFTDPVTGEPRRFESGLRLSAWPQG, encoded by the coding sequence GTGAGGGGGCGCGCAAAGCCTCCTCCGTCGCCGTTGCCGCAGCGTGACGGGATCGATCCGGTGCGGGTGCGGCTCCCGGAGGACCCCGGCGGGCAGTGGCCGACGGTGCGTGATCATCTGCTGGAGCGGTTCGGCGGCGCGATCGGCGCGGGCCGGGTCGACGCCATGCTCGCGGCCGGCCGGTTCGTCTCGGCCCGGGGCCCGGTGGCGGGCCGGGAGCGTTACGAGGCGGGCCGGTACCTCTGGTTCCACCGGGACTTCGCGCCGGAGGAGCCGGTGCCGTTCCCGGTCGGGGTCGCGTACCGGGACGAGCACCTGGTCGTCGCGGACAAGCCGCACTTCCTGGCGACGACGCCGCGCGGCCGGCACATCACGCAGACGGCGGTGGCCCGGCTCCGCCGCGAGCTGGGCCTTCCCCTGCTCCAGCCCGCGCACCGGCTGGACCGGCTGACGGCGGGGCTGGTGCTGTTCGTGGTGCGGCCGCAGGAGCGGGGCGCGTACCAGACGCTGTTCCGGGACCGCCTGGTGCGCAAGGAGTACGAGGCGGTGGCGCCGTACAACGCGCGGCTCGGCTTCCCGCGCACCGTGCGCAGCCTGATCGTGAAGGAGCGCGGGGTGATCGCCGCCCGTGAGGAGCCGGGCGAGCCGAACAGCGAGAGCCGGATCGAGCTGCTGGAGCACCGGGAGGGGCTCGGGCGCTACCGGCTGCTGCCCGCCACCGGGCGGACGCACCAGCTGCGGGTCCATATGAACAGCCTGGGGCTGCCGCTCGTCAACGACCCGGTCTACCCGGTGGTCGAGGCGGAGGGGGCGCCGGACGACTGGTCGCGCCCGCTCCAACTGCTGGCGCGGGCGCTGGAGTTCACCGATCCGGTCACGGGAGAGCCGCGCCGCTTCGAGAGCGGGCTGCGGCTCTCCGCGTGGCCGCAGGGGTGA
- a CDS encoding MBL fold metallo-hydrolase: MTARIDHLVTSGTFALDGGEWDVDNNVWIVGDDTEAVVIDAAHDAAAIEAALNGRTLRAIICTHAHNDHIDAAPALAEATGAPILLHPDDLPLWKQTHPDRAPDGELADGQELTVAGTTLKVLHTPGHAPGAVCLYAPGLSTVFTGDTLFQGGPGATGRSFSHFPTIVASIRDRLLALDPDTAVRTGHGDSTTIGAEAPHLDEWIARGH; the protein is encoded by the coding sequence ATGACCGCCCGCATCGACCACCTCGTCACCTCCGGCACCTTCGCCCTCGACGGCGGCGAATGGGACGTCGACAACAACGTCTGGATCGTCGGTGACGACACCGAGGCCGTCGTCATCGACGCCGCCCACGACGCGGCCGCCATCGAGGCCGCGCTGAACGGCCGTACGCTGCGCGCCATCATCTGCACCCACGCGCACAACGACCACATCGACGCGGCCCCGGCGCTCGCCGAGGCCACCGGCGCGCCGATCCTGCTGCACCCCGACGACCTGCCGCTGTGGAAGCAGACCCACCCGGACCGGGCCCCCGACGGTGAACTGGCCGACGGCCAGGAACTGACCGTCGCCGGTACCACCCTCAAGGTGCTGCACACGCCGGGGCACGCCCCGGGCGCCGTCTGCCTGTACGCCCCCGGGCTGTCCACCGTCTTCACCGGTGACACGCTCTTCCAGGGCGGGCCCGGCGCCACCGGACGCTCGTTCTCCCACTTCCCGACGATCGTCGCCTCGATCAGGGACCGGCTGCTCGCCCTCGACCCGGACACCGCCGTCCGCACCGGGCACGGCGACTCCACCACCATCGGCGCTGAGGCCCCGCACCTGGACGAATGGATCGCCCGCGGCCACTGA
- a CDS encoding FadR/GntR family transcriptional regulator, with translation MTTQGQGLHTHVLDTLGLEIAAGEHLPGQVLRTDELAQRFDVSRTVVREVIRVLESMHLVESRRRVGVTVRPTEEWNVYDPQVIRWRLAGADRPRQLRSLTVLRSAIEPVAASLAARHATPDQCAQLTERALGMVATSRGQQLEGYLEHDIAFHRIVLNASGNEMFARLGDVVAEVLAGRTHHQVMFEDPDPAAVTLHVRLAEAVREGDAAQAERLTKEIAVGALHELDVLAP, from the coding sequence ATGACCACACAGGGCCAGGGGCTGCATACACATGTGCTGGACACCCTGGGTCTGGAGATCGCCGCGGGTGAGCACCTGCCCGGTCAGGTGCTGCGCACCGACGAGCTGGCCCAGCGCTTCGACGTCTCGCGCACGGTCGTGCGTGAGGTGATCCGCGTCCTGGAGTCCATGCACCTGGTCGAGTCCCGGCGCCGGGTCGGCGTGACCGTACGGCCGACCGAGGAGTGGAACGTCTACGACCCGCAGGTCATCCGCTGGCGGCTGGCCGGCGCCGACCGGCCGCGCCAGCTGCGCTCACTGACGGTGCTGCGCTCGGCGATCGAGCCGGTCGCCGCCTCGCTGGCCGCCCGCCACGCCACCCCCGACCAGTGCGCGCAGCTCACCGAACGGGCCCTCGGCATGGTCGCCACCTCGCGCGGCCAGCAGCTGGAGGGCTACCTCGAACACGACATCGCCTTCCACCGGATCGTCCTCAACGCCTCCGGCAACGAGATGTTCGCCCGCCTCGGGGACGTGGTCGCGGAGGTCCTGGCGGGCCGCACCCACCACCAGGTGATGTTCGAGGACCCCGACCCGGCGGCCGTCACCCTCCACGTCCGGCTCGCGGAAGCGGTCCGCGAGGGCGACGCGGCACAGGCGGAGCGGCTCACGAAGGAGATCGCCGTGGGCGCCCTGCACGAACTCGACGTACTCGCGCCCTGA
- a CDS encoding glycoside hydrolase family 2 TIM barrel-domain containing protein has product MSRTAADATSWYEDPSPGSGGLAPRSWYPASDARRVSLNGEWAFRLSPEADTEDESFAQPGFDASGWPTVRVPGHWVLQGAGGAPAYTNVVYPFPVDPPRVPSENPTGDHLRTFTLPAGLPEDGERVLRFDGVDSCARVWLNGQELGDFKGSRLAHEFAVGGLLRAGENVLAVRVHAWSSGSYLEDQDQWWLPGIFRDVTLLHRPQDAPRDFFVHAGYDHRAGSGTLRVECEGAEGRVLVPELGIDVPAGEPVTLPVEPWTAETPRLYDAELVTPGERIPLRIGFRTVVVEDGVIKVNGRRLLFRGVNRHEFHPETGRTVDAGTMRQDLVLMKRHNINAVRTSHYPPHPAFLDLCDELGLWVIDECDLETHGFVDLQWRGNPVDDERWTPALLDRARRTVERDKNHASVIIWSLGNECGTGRGLSAMAGWIRGRDPERLLHYEGDLSCADVDLYSRMYPTHAEVELIGRRAEEPLPDAELDARRRAMPFIMCEYAHAMGNGPGGLSEYQRLFERYERCQGGFVWEWIDHGLAHPEHGFAYGGDFGEELHDGNFVCDGLLFPDRTPSPGLVEYKKVVEPVRIGPGSSAGTFTVTNGYDFTGLGHLEFEWSHEVAGALVASGTLTVPELAPGASAEVAPEAAGEGLWTLRAVLAEDTAWAGRGHVVAWGQAGTVAPAAPAPAAGARPVRDGGVITLGPGAFDAATGAPVRIGDVAVEALRLDVWRAPTDNDNGAAWHPDERYGLRWRELGLHRMRHRLDAVEAGEDALTVRTRVAPAGRGLALRTTYRWTSAGDRLGLTVSVVPEGDWRLPLPRLGIRFGVPAALGRARWFGGGPGEAYPDTRAAAMLGLWERDVDALQTPYVRPQENGARADVRWAELTDGSGSGFRAEGGTPFWFTARRWTSEQLDAAEHLPDLVAGELVWVGLDHAVQGIGSQSCGPGVLPEHRLHAAPAEFSFVFSPLGRSRAPRPAAGPNPPARQGR; this is encoded by the coding sequence ATGAGCCGTACAGCCGCCGACGCGACTTCCTGGTACGAGGACCCGAGTCCGGGTTCGGGCGGGCTCGCGCCCCGGTCCTGGTACCCGGCGTCCGACGCCCGGCGGGTGTCCCTGAACGGCGAGTGGGCCTTCCGGCTCTCGCCGGAGGCTGACACCGAGGACGAGTCGTTCGCGCAGCCGGGGTTCGACGCATCGGGGTGGCCAACGGTGCGGGTGCCGGGGCACTGGGTGCTGCAGGGGGCCGGGGGCGCTCCCGCCTACACGAACGTGGTCTATCCCTTTCCCGTCGATCCGCCGCGGGTGCCGTCGGAGAATCCGACCGGCGACCATCTGCGGACGTTCACGCTGCCCGCCGGGCTGCCGGAGGACGGTGAGCGCGTGCTCCGGTTCGACGGGGTGGACTCGTGCGCCCGGGTCTGGCTGAACGGGCAGGAGCTGGGCGACTTCAAGGGGTCCAGGCTGGCGCACGAGTTCGCGGTGGGCGGCCTGCTGCGGGCCGGTGAGAACGTGCTGGCCGTACGGGTGCACGCGTGGTCCTCGGGGAGCTATCTGGAGGACCAGGACCAGTGGTGGCTGCCCGGGATCTTCCGCGACGTGACGCTGCTGCACCGGCCGCAGGACGCGCCCCGGGACTTCTTCGTGCACGCCGGGTACGACCACCGCGCCGGTTCCGGGACGCTGCGGGTGGAGTGCGAAGGGGCCGAGGGCCGGGTCCTCGTACCCGAACTGGGCATCGACGTCCCGGCGGGCGAACCGGTGACCCTGCCGGTGGAGCCCTGGACGGCCGAGACACCCAGGCTGTACGACGCGGAGCTGGTGACGCCGGGCGAACGCATCCCGCTGCGCATCGGCTTCCGCACGGTCGTCGTCGAGGACGGCGTCATCAAGGTCAACGGCCGGCGGCTGCTCTTCCGAGGGGTGAACCGGCACGAGTTCCATCCGGAGACCGGCCGGACCGTGGACGCCGGCACCATGCGGCAGGACCTGGTGCTGATGAAGCGGCACAACATCAACGCCGTACGGACCAGCCACTACCCGCCGCACCCCGCCTTCCTGGACCTGTGCGACGAACTGGGCCTCTGGGTGATCGACGAATGCGATCTGGAGACACATGGCTTTGTCGACCTCCAGTGGCGCGGCAACCCGGTCGACGACGAGCGGTGGACCCCCGCGCTGCTCGACCGGGCGCGAAGGACGGTCGAGCGCGACAAGAACCACGCCTCGGTGATCATCTGGTCGCTGGGCAACGAGTGCGGCACGGGCCGGGGCCTGAGCGCGATGGCCGGGTGGATCCGGGGGCGGGACCCGGAGCGGCTGCTGCACTACGAGGGCGACCTGTCGTGCGCGGACGTCGATCTGTACTCACGGATGTATCCGACGCACGCCGAGGTCGAACTCATCGGCAGGCGGGCCGAGGAGCCGCTGCCCGACGCCGAACTGGACGCCCGGCGGCGCGCGATGCCGTTCATCATGTGCGAGTACGCCCATGCCATGGGAAACGGTCCGGGCGGACTGAGCGAGTACCAGCGGCTCTTCGAGCGGTACGAACGCTGCCAGGGCGGCTTCGTCTGGGAGTGGATCGACCACGGCCTGGCCCACCCGGAGCACGGCTTCGCCTACGGCGGGGACTTCGGCGAGGAGCTGCACGACGGCAACTTCGTCTGCGACGGCCTACTCTTCCCGGACCGCACCCCCTCCCCCGGGCTCGTCGAGTACAAGAAGGTCGTCGAGCCGGTGCGGATCGGCCCGGGTTCCTCGGCGGGCACCTTCACGGTGACCAACGGGTACGACTTCACCGGGCTCGGGCACCTGGAGTTCGAGTGGTCGCACGAGGTGGCGGGCGCGCTCGTCGCCTCGGGCACGCTGACGGTGCCGGAGCTGGCGCCGGGGGCCTCGGCAGAGGTGGCGCCGGAAGCGGCGGGCGAGGGGCTGTGGACGCTGCGCGCGGTGCTCGCCGAGGACACCGCGTGGGCCGGGCGCGGGCATGTGGTGGCCTGGGGCCAGGCCGGGACGGTCGCGCCGGCCGCCCCCGCTCCGGCGGCCGGTGCCCGTCCGGTACGGGACGGGGGCGTGATCACGCTCGGGCCGGGTGCCTTCGACGCTGCCACCGGGGCGCCGGTGCGGATCGGGGACGTCGCGGTGGAGGCGCTGCGGCTGGACGTGTGGCGGGCGCCCACCGACAACGACAACGGTGCGGCGTGGCATCCGGACGAGCGGTACGGGCTGCGGTGGCGCGAGCTGGGGCTGCACCGGATGCGGCACCGCCTCGACGCGGTAGAGGCCGGGGAGGACGCCCTGACCGTACGGACCCGGGTGGCTCCGGCCGGCCGGGGCCTGGCCCTGCGGACCACATACCGGTGGACCTCGGCCGGGGACCGGCTCGGCCTCACGGTGTCCGTGGTGCCGGAGGGCGACTGGCGGCTGCCGCTGCCCCGGCTCGGCATCCGGTTCGGGGTGCCCGCCGCGCTCGGCCGGGCGCGGTGGTTCGGCGGCGGTCCGGGTGAGGCGTACCCGGACACCCGGGCCGCCGCGATGCTCGGGCTCTGGGAGCGGGACGTGGACGCGCTGCAGACCCCGTACGTCAGGCCGCAGGAGAACGGCGCGCGGGCGGATGTGCGGTGGGCGGAGCTGACGGACGGCAGCGGCTCGGGGTTCCGGGCCGAGGGCGGCACGCCGTTCTGGTTCACCGCCCGGCGCTGGACGAGCGAGCAGCTGGACGCGGCGGAGCATCTGCCGGACCTGGTGGCCGGGGAGCTCGTCTGGGTCGGCCTGGACCACGCGGTGCAGGGCATCGGCTCGCAGTCGTGCGGACCGGGCGTTCTGCCGGAGCACCGGCTGCACGCGGCCCCGGCGGAGTTCTCGTTCGTGTTCTCGCCCCTGGGCCGATCCCGCGCTCCACGCCCCGCCGCCGGCCCCAACCCCCCTGCCCGTCAAGGTCGGTGA
- a CDS encoding dienelactone hydrolase family protein, translating into MPTTTFLIPTADGRADAFAAFPDGGGQHPGVLMYPDGFGIRPVLREMASELAGHGYCVLVPNVFYRHGPAPLTELPGYIGAEARPAVMAQVMPLIQAHTAERVRSDADALLEFLVGRPEVCDGPVAVTGYCIGGLTAMRTAAARPDRVAAVAAFHAPVAADGPGLFSGITARVHLGHAAGDITPDGLSELNLSLDAAGVGHTSEIYPGTVHGFTMSDTDAFSASGLRRHWDRLLPLLSGSLGSG; encoded by the coding sequence ATGCCCACCACCACATTCCTGATCCCCACCGCGGACGGCCGGGCCGACGCGTTCGCCGCCTTCCCCGACGGGGGCGGGCAGCATCCGGGGGTGCTGATGTACCCCGACGGCTTCGGCATCCGGCCCGTGCTGCGGGAGATGGCGAGTGAACTGGCCGGACACGGCTACTGCGTACTCGTCCCCAATGTCTTCTACCGGCACGGACCGGCACCGCTGACCGAGCTTCCCGGGTACATCGGGGCAGAGGCCCGGCCCGCGGTGATGGCCCAGGTGATGCCCCTGATCCAGGCGCACACCGCCGAACGCGTCCGGAGCGACGCGGACGCCCTGCTGGAGTTCCTCGTCGGCCGTCCCGAGGTGTGCGACGGCCCGGTCGCGGTGACCGGGTACTGCATCGGCGGTCTCACGGCGATGCGCACCGCCGCCGCCCGTCCGGATCGGGTGGCCGCCGTCGCCGCTTTCCACGCCCCGGTGGCCGCCGACGGGCCCGGACTCTTCTCCGGGATCACCGCACGGGTCCACCTCGGCCACGCGGCGGGCGACATCACGCCCGACGGCCTGAGCGAGCTGAACCTGTCCCTGGACGCCGCGGGCGTCGGCCACACCTCCGAGATCTACCCCGGCACCGTCCACGGCTTCACCATGTCCGACACCGACGCGTTCAGCGCTTCCGGGCTCCGGCGCCACTGGGACCGCCTGCTGCCCCTCCTGAGCGGCTCCCTGGGCAGCGGCTGA
- a CDS encoding gluconokinase gives MSTPHVVVVMGVAGTGKTTIGPLLAAALGVPYAEGDDFHPPANIAKMSAGTPLEDADRWPWLDAIGQWAHGRAGLGGVVSSSALKRVYRDRLRGEAPGAVFLHLTGERSLIEERMADRKGHFMPTALLDSQFATLQPLEDDEAGVAVDVSGTPEEITQRAVAALRRLDS, from the coding sequence ATGAGCACCCCCCACGTCGTCGTGGTGATGGGCGTGGCAGGGACCGGCAAGACCACGATCGGTCCCCTGCTCGCCGCCGCACTGGGCGTTCCGTACGCCGAGGGCGACGACTTCCATCCCCCCGCGAACATCGCCAAGATGTCGGCCGGCACCCCGCTGGAGGATGCCGACCGGTGGCCCTGGCTGGATGCGATCGGGCAGTGGGCGCACGGCCGGGCCGGGCTCGGCGGCGTGGTCAGCAGCTCCGCCCTGAAGCGGGTCTACCGCGACCGGCTGCGCGGCGAGGCCCCCGGTGCCGTGTTCCTCCACCTGACCGGGGAACGGTCCCTGATCGAGGAGCGGATGGCGGACCGCAAGGGCCACTTCATGCCGACCGCACTCCTCGACTCCCAGTTCGCCACCCTCCAGCCCCTGGAGGACGACGAGGCAGGCGTCGCCGTGGATGTGTCCGGCACGCCCGAGGAAATCACCCAGCGAGCCGTCGCGGCACTGCGCCGGCTGGACAGCTAA